One part of the Populus alba chromosome 18, ASM523922v2, whole genome shotgun sequence genome encodes these proteins:
- the LOC118051679 gene encoding uncharacterized protein — translation MGRDKWSLLSSLRRAIKKVKIILNLDMSRWRLASMIGAASSRRHQLSFNDRPGLRGCEDIDDQESEDSGSSKGLHRTISNQSEDDIDKRAEMFIENFRRQLQIERQISLELKYFQGLNSFKSISP, via the coding sequence ATGGGCAGGGACAAGTGGTCATTGCTTAGCAGCTTAAGGAGGGCAATCAAGAAGGTAAAGATCATACTGAATCTTGATATGAGTCGTTGGCGTCTGGCTTCTATGATTGGTGCTGCATCCTCGAGGAGACACCAGCTTAGCTTTAATGACAGACCAGGGTTAAGGGGCTGTGAAGATATTGATGATCAAGAATCAGAAGACTCGGGTTCTTCAAAGGGGCTACATAGAACCATCAGCAATCAATCAGAAGATGATATTGATAAGAGAGCTGAaatgtttattgaaaatttccGTCGCCAACTTCAGATTGAGAGGCAGATTTCCTTGGAGCTCAAGTATTTCCAAGGTTTAAATAGCTTCAAATCGATTTCTCCATGA